The following nucleotide sequence is from Actinomycetes bacterium.
GCGGCACAGCGGGTATTGGCCACCTTTTGATCTCGTCCACCTTCAGGTTCGCCATCGACTGCGACGTGCCATGCGATGCCGCAGCACACAATACCCGGATTCTAGTCCCACGCGCGACATGAACCAAGAACTCTTTGTTCAAGTCAGACGATACGTCGATGCGGAAGATCTTATCGCAAATAAGAAGCCTACGACGCGACTGCCGAACGACCGTCGCGGCCCCAACTAGGACGGGGGTGTTGGCGCGCGTGACCAGTAGATCTCCGTCCTTGACCTCGTACTGCCTAGCCGGCGGGACATCAGGAGGTAACAGCTTGTTCTCAGTGGGTTGGAAGGTGCCGTCCTTGACGGCGCTCACCTTCAAGACGCCCCACTCATCGTCAGCGGCTTCGACGTTGTCACACTGAGGACTGGTACCCTGCTCGACTCGCTGGATGAATCGTCTGAACGGCATGAACCCATAGGCGTCCGCCAGCCTGTCAATCTCCCAGTCGAGTAGAGCAACTTCGCGCTCTGTAAGCTTGCTCGCGACCGCCTGCTGAAGCGCCGCCATCCGGTCCAATCGCGCGGTCTCGGCATCGAGGAAGTCGGCGATGCGGCGCTGCTCATCGAGGGATGGGACGCGAAGAGGCAGTGCACGTACTCGCTCCGCGCTGAGGTGGTAAATGTTGGCGCCCGTCGCGACGGAGGCGAACAAGCCACTAGCGAAAGCGGCCCTAGC
It contains:
- a CDS encoding restriction endonuclease subunit S, whose amino-acid sequence is MSWESKTLRGVAEVVIGRQRTPQHADGPYMVPYLRAANVRDGQLDLTDVMSMNFSPSEQQIFPLRPGDVLVTEGSGSLSTVGASAAWSGELLGTVCFQNTLLRMRPKQNALNGRFLQWWARAAFASGLFASVATGANIYHLSAERVRALPLRVPSLDEQRRIADFLDAETARLDRMAALQQAVASKLTEREVALLDWEIDRLADAYGFMPFRRFIQRVEQGTSPQCDNVEAADDEWGVLKVSAVKDGTFQPTENKLLPPDVPPARQYEVKDGDLLVTRANTPVLVGAATVVRQSRRRLLICDKIFRIDVSSDLNKEFLVHVARGTRIRVLCAAASHGTSQSMANLKVDEIKRWPIPAVPLLEQRRLADLIDERRAQVSELRTAIDTQLALLAERRQALITAAVTGQMDVTTARRVTA